The genomic DNA CAGAAAAATAATCAAAAAAACATTAAAATCCGTAATAACGGCTGAAATTTTTATGTCTATCGTTTAGAATAACATAAGTATGGTATTTATCTAGGATTGCTAGTATCATCTGGTGAATTTTTGCGAAATGTTTACCAAATTAAGAATGGGAGCGCCTGAGAATTGAAATTGTTTAAGAAAATTACGATAAATCGTGATCCCAACAAGTCGCATATTCCATTTCGGCTGAATTTCTTGTTTTTTATTGTTTTCTTGTTATTTGCTGCGTTGATTGCGCAGTTAGCTTACTTACAAGTTGACTACGGACAGAAATTCCGAAGCACAGTGAATTCGGCCAATAATACGACGGCTACGGGCAACGTTCAACGGGGATCGATTTATGATTCAACCGGTCGGGTCTTAGTGGGAAATAAATCTCACCAAGCGATTCAATACACGAAGGGGCTGTCAGTTGCGTCAACTAAGATGTATGAAGTAGCGAATAAGTTAGGCGAGTACTTAACCATTCCAACCGATACATTGACGGATCGTAACTTGGCTGATTATTACTTAGCGGGGGCGGCGAATTTAAAGTCGGTTGCTAAGAAGGTCAAAACGTCTAGCGATGATGATGTTTTGTACGCACGGGAAGTCGCTTATGCTGAAAAACACATCATTAATAATTTAACGGCTACGCAAAAAAATGCGGCGGCGATTTATTATAAGATGAGTTCAGCTTATTCCTTATCAACAGTCAACATTAAATCAACTGGTGTGACCAGTACGGAGCTTGCTGAAATCGGTGAGCACCAATCTGAAATGCCAGGGGTCAAGGTTGGGACAAGTTGGACCCGAAGTTACCCTAATGGGACCGACTTGAGTAGTGTGCTTGGAACGGTCACGACTGAAAAGCAAGGATTGCCTAGTGATAGCATTAAGACGTTACTAGCAGAAGGTTATTCTCGTGATGATTCAGTTGGCCAAAGTCAATTGGAAAAACAGTACGAGAATGTCTTGCGTGGAACTAAGTCGCAGACGGAAGTTAAGACGCAGGATGGGGTCATCCAAAAGGAAATCAAGAAGTATGGTGGCCAAAAGGGTGACAACGTCCAACTAACGATCAACTCGAAGTTCCAGAAAAAGGTTCAAAGCATCATTATGTCCGAGGCCAAAACGGTAGGTAGTGGTAATGCCTATTCACCAGGAGCCTATGCTGTTGTAATGAACCCCAGTACGGGTGCCATTTATGCATTAGCTGGTGCTAGCCGTAATCTGTCGACTGGTAAAGTGACTGAAAACGCCCTTGGGACGATCAACCAATCATTCGTTATGGGGTCAGTTGTTAAGGGCGCCACGGTTATGGGGGCGTTACAAGATGGGGTTATTACGCCAACGAATAGTACTTTGACTGATACGCCAATTAAATTAGCTGGGACGGCTTCCAAGTCGTCATGGTTTAATAAGAATGGTGGGACGAGTTTGAGCTTGAATGCCTCGACTGCCATGGAAGTTTCTTCTAACTCTTATATGATGCAATTAGCCATGAAGGAAGGTAACTTCAGTTATGCATCTGGCAAAGCACTGACGATGTCTAATTCGGTCTTCTCCAAACTGCGTGGTTACTTCAATGAATTTGGGTTAGGTGTTAAGACTGGGATCGACTTGCCAGGTGAAGCCTCAGGGTACCAAGGTTCTTCGGCACAGAAGGATATTGGTAAAGCATTAGACTTGTCCTACGGGAACTATGATGCTTATACGACTATTCAGTTAGCGCAATACATTGCAACGATGGCGAATGGTGGTCGGCGGATTGCCCCACACATCGTTTCGGCTATTACTGGGACCAAAGCTAATGGGTCTCAAGGGGTCGTTAAGACTAATGTTAAACCGCGGGTCTTAAATACCATTGATGTTCCATCTTCGTACTTTGACGTTGTGCACCAAGGATATTGGGATGTGGTTCATGGGACTAGCACTTATAAGACTGGGAGCGCACTGGAGAACCTGTCACCAGCCGTTGCCGCCAAGTCTGGGACTGCTGAAACGTTCCACGGCACCACTTCTACCGAAAC from Lactiplantibacillus paraplantarum includes the following:
- a CDS encoding peptidoglycan D,D-transpeptidase FtsI family protein, which gives rise to MKLFKKITINRDPNKSHIPFRLNFLFFIVFLLFAALIAQLAYLQVDYGQKFRSTVNSANNTTATGNVQRGSIYDSTGRVLVGNKSHQAIQYTKGLSVASTKMYEVANKLGEYLTIPTDTLTDRNLADYYLAGAANLKSVAKKVKTSSDDDVLYAREVAYAEKHIINNLTATQKNAAAIYYKMSSAYSLSTVNIKSTGVTSTELAEIGEHQSEMPGVKVGTSWTRSYPNGTDLSSVLGTVTTEKQGLPSDSIKTLLAEGYSRDDSVGQSQLEKQYENVLRGTKSQTEVKTQDGVIQKEIKKYGGQKGDNVQLTINSKFQKKVQSIIMSEAKTVGSGNAYSPGAYAVVMNPSTGAIYALAGASRNLSTGKVTENALGTINQSFVMGSVVKGATVMGALQDGVITPTNSTLTDTPIKLAGTASKSSWFNKNGGTSLSLNASTAMEVSSNSYMMQLAMKEGNFSYASGKALTMSNSVFSKLRGYFNEFGLGVKTGIDLPGEASGYQGSSAQKDIGKALDLSYGNYDAYTTIQLAQYIATMANGGRRIAPHIVSAITGTKANGSQGVVKTNVKPRVLNTIDVPSSYFDVVHQGYWDVVHGTSTYKTGSALENLSPAVAAKSGTAETFHGTTSTETLSLVTYAPYKNPKVVIAIAFPGITATSGAYNTTTATQIYKAFWKYYNK